One Natator depressus isolate rNatDep1 chromosome 3, rNatDep2.hap1, whole genome shotgun sequence DNA segment encodes these proteins:
- the CASP8AP2 gene encoding CASP8-associated protein 2 isoform X1, with amino-acid sequence METDDDGLTLCDIPYGASSFRDDDESSVDIYDGLDSTSVVSDNPAQNSTPTRNCLNLFDEILIEEGTAKEATYNDLKAEYGKCQQQIKELMKNFKEIQAQNSILQNENQALKKNISALIKTARVEINRKDEEISNLHQRLSEFPSHRNNYTKTYLPGLTNTRCSKIPKTKDPKFRAASLVDNTKTDHRLKTDCSKDIHHSYSSHNMEDGKSHTERRNSPYLLRYPPEELCNDSSRICFQNFDYYSNKGNRKEREMKNGEQYSRANDNRYKRDTYQSTGNSTDSEQGNTDSHQKLQIYSEKSGKSELQQESKSKMLKCSPPVENRTDRYISTWEKQTAIKERSQTVESQGDKFERSQYINKQDLETRDKDERNFEQKNKSTEKQQEQPRRSCRVNSPHSKNETARSPHKSHKFPMEDCRRGTDGDCKRDGGANNHSSREARSSPSTSSNREHKHTRSKESSSRYEWETTYSKSERHRTEEKRKRERENQEESRHPRNERKVTKEITHQTTKESKNTDATKNERNKSSKPEETPRVADGLKEHKAGKAKDDKNGTKKKDLKLSFMEKLNLTLSPAKIQPLCQNNGIETDSKKASSKGSTETPGHTEMLTPAQPISIGSVEQTKVPVQTDLEPKTPVSEIKRKTENEALAETLDLLQPAALTETVDALQPELTNDNTVSLPEAGQEMEEADTTCRVSELASPMNHEARNIDYDDLETISSDDFESHNVTDDIRQMKSDSLMQVVDTNDGASGESFQYPAKENSVSKTVPYKEGVTTSEPTDRDIPADGGIPVVDENTCNLEQNLPEPEISIVTSSHSDKIDPRTKARETNPVPADDDNSILSIDLNHLRYIPKVISPLNSPMRPLVKVLRMESPCKGLVKSYNKDLTPESTVACPSKTLSNEVNKENQKPDKHLEMESQLSISSDELEEGEIVSDDEKSKSERNSENSKISRGRASPETHNLSSSPHNQMNKTASCNEDSGKLVYIKVNANKSREKHKTGATRSSKERKKNKTVSIACLEKIVQIILEPSTVQEIMQMLKAIRKQIRKNYMKFKMHFPVQHFHRIIESAILNFTSLIKYLNFSKMSKLGETLKLTLCETIESKLRHVKKNATVEQLFEQQLSDMKKQLWKFVDERLDYLFEKIKRILVKLCDLVSIRNESDEGKLEIVTTQKQKCTTGHKNDVQKSRKKSLKVKSQKSEEYVLPKPVVSYQPFNKCHHDKNKTAAPKNVITKCLNSIDNTRNSQTQVLPSKENNLQGTLTPLKSARYEKEGFHMVRDAHKSDFNYELLTEQQTSSLTFNLVSDAQMGEIFKSLLQGSDLLEKSISSIDTDQWEFRTPEKQILESQKCRNNPASVIEEAVPIASCVKSRPVEGINWPAVSPERASSLSSRLQMPVDPDVLDESCMFEVPPSAASSKDDECSLQRNKSFVSSILLEDLAVSLTIPSPLKSDAHLSFLKPENTSGSTPEGVLSAHYSEDALLEEEDATEQDIHLALESDNSSSRSSCSSWTSRPIVPGFPCDPSLPMQAVIMEKSNDHFIVKIRRAVPSTSPTLDQTTLVEESLVSLTKKEKEEIISAKIRKDNQAATGTTVEENDSKSNMNAIDSTDELCNVSARQEQAHDLLEPLKEPHSATGKDEAPNLYKPFSETSNKNSHGSENTSEDFKLSQMDELKVPENKKEISNTSVESPVKAEVAFPSECSVDAYIDLTEDIVNESEVDLCNLAMESTLKVTEQEIHTGNLDKGDTKEEPLECSVNAYIDLTEELSSEIKADECNSKTKSTLNVDLGCQTSLDKTSKKRKKESVTDNSKSKKPKKETESASERNNKSSKKSEEKGLALKRSSSGKRTELPENKDPSASSTLPRSLYAKNIIKKKGEVVVSWTRNDDREILLACQKNGPSGKTFVSIAARLNKSPDQVSERFKQLMKLFKKSKCK; translated from the exons GCTATCAGAATTTCCCAGTCATCGAAATAACTACACTAAAACGTATCTTCCAGGATTAACTAACACAAGGTGCTCCAAGATACCTAAAACAAAAGATCCTAAATTCAGAGCTGCTTCTTTAGTAGACAATACAAAGACAGATCATAGATTGAAAACTGACTGTTCCAAAGATATACATCACAGTTATTCATCTCACAATATGGAGGATGGAAAATCACACACAGAAAGAAGAAACTCTCCATATTTACTCAGATATCCTCCTGAAGAGCTTTGTAATGACAGTTCTCGTATCTGTTTCCAAAACTTTGACTACTACTCCAATAAGGGTaacaggaaggaaagagaaatgaaaaatggtGAGCAGTATAGCAGGGCTAATGACAACAGGTACAAAAGAGATACATACCAGAGCACTGGCAATAGTACAGATAGTGAACAGGGAAACACAGACTCTCATCAAAAGTTGCAAATATATTCAGAAAAATCTGGTAAAAGTGAGCTGCAGCAAGAAAGTAAGAGCAAAATGCTGAAATGTAGCCCACCTGTGGAAAATAGAACTGATAGGTACATTTCTACCTGGGAGAAACAAACAGCTATTAAGGAGAGATCACAAACAGTCGAATCTCAAGGTGATAAGTTTGAAAGGTCACAATACATAAACAAACAGGACCTTGAAACACGTGATAAAGATGAGAGGAATTTTGAACAGAAAAACAAATCAACTGAAAAGCAACAAGAACAACCAAGAAGGTCTTGCCGAGTGAATAGTCCACATTCAAAGAATGAAACTGCAAGGAGCCCACACAAATCACATAAGTTCCCCATGGAAGACTGTAGAAGAGGAACAGATGGAGATTGCAAGAGGGATGGGGGAGCAAATAATCATAGTTCCCGAGAGGCAAGATCTTCACCTTCCACTTCCAGCAACAGAGAGCACAAACATACACGCTCCAAGGAAAGTAGCAGCAGATATGAATGGGAAACTACATATTCAAAATCAGAGAGACACAGaactgaagaaaaaaggaaaagagagagagaaaaccaggAAGAAAGTAGGCATCCTAGAAATGAAAGAAAAGTAACAAAAGAAATTACACACCAGACTACAAAAGAATCCAAGAATACAGATGCTACAAAAAATGAGAGAAACAAATCATCTAAACCAGAAGAAACACCCAGAGTAGCAGATGGTTTAAAAGAGCACAAAGCTGGAAAGGCTAAAGATgataaaaatggaacaaaaaagaaagatctaaAACTAAGCTTTATGGAAAAGCTAAATTTAACTCTTTCTCCTGCTAAAATACAGCCTCTCTGTCAAAATAATGGAATTGAAACAGATTCCAAAAAAGCTAGTAGTAAAGGTAGTACAGAGACCCCAGGGCATACAGAAATGTTAACACCTGCCCAACCTATTAGTATTGGTTCAGTAGAGCAAACCAAGGTTCCAGTTCAAACAGACTTGGAACCAAAGACACCTGTTTCTGAGAtcaaaaggaaaactgaaaatgaagcttTGGCAGAAACTCTAGACCTACTGCAGCCTGCAGCTTTGACAGAAACAGTGGATGCACTGCAACCTGAACTGACTAATGATAACACTGTGTCCCTTCCTGAGGCTGGACAAGAGATGGAAGAGGCAGACACAACATGCAGAGTTTCTGAGTTAGCAAGCCCTATGAATCATGAAGCTCGGAACATTGATTATGATGACTTGGAGACCATTAGTTCTGATGATTTTGAGTCCCATAATGTCACAGATGATATTAGACAAATGAAGTCAGACTCATTAATGCAAGTGGTAGATACCAATGATGGTGCATCTGGAGAAAGTTTTCAGTATCCTGCCAAGGAAAACAGTGTTTCGAAAACTGTACCTTACAAGGAGGGCGTGACTACATCTGAGCCAACTGACAGGGATATACCAGCTGATGGAGGCATACCAGTAGTTGATGAAAACACTTGTAATTTGGAGCAAAACTTGCCAGAACCAGAAATCAGTATAGTAACATCTTCTCATAGTGATAAAATAGATCCTAGAACTAAAGCAAGAGAAACTAACCCAGTTCCTGCTGATGATGACAATTCAATATTAAGCATTGATCTCAATCACTTGAGGTACATTCCAAAGGTTATCAGCCCACTGAATAGTCCAATGCGACCCTTGGTTAAAGTACTTAGGATGGAGAGCCCTTGCAAAGGACTTGTGAAGAGTTATAACAAAG ATTTAACTCCTGAAAGCACAGTTGCCTGTCCCTCAAAGACTCTGTCAAATGAagtaaataaagaaaatcaaAAGCCTGACAAACACTTAGAGATGGAGTCCCAGCTGAGCATATCCTCTGATGAATTAGAAGAAGGAGAAATTGTAAGTGATGATGAAAAATCCAAATCAGAAAGAAACTCTGAGAATAGTAAAATATCAAGGGGAAGAGCTTCTCCTGAAACACACAATTTGAGCAGCAGTCCACATAACCAAATGAATAAAACTGCATCTTGCAATGAAGATAGTGGAAAATTAGTTTACATAAAAGTAAATGCAAACAAAAGTAGAGAAAAACATAAAACTGGAGCTACCCGATCatcaaaggaaagaaagaaaaataaaactgtgAGCATTGCTTGCCTTGAAAAAATAGTTCAAATTATTCTTGAACCTTCTACAGTACAAGAAATTATGCAGATGTTAAAAGCTATACGAAAACAGATAAGGAAAAATTATATGAAGTTCAAGATGCATTTCCCAGTTCAGCATtttcacagaattatagaatcagccattttgaattttacatCATTGATAAAGTACCTAAACTTTTCCAAGATGTCTAAATTAGGCGAGACTTTAAAACTGACTCTCTGTGAAACTATAGAGTCTAAACTTAGGCACGTTAAAAAGAATGCAACAGTGGAACAACTTTTTGAACAACAGCTGTCAGATATGAAAAAACAGTTATGGAAATTTGTGGATGAACGGCTTGATTacttatttgaaaaaataaagagaattttAGTAAAACTGTGTGATTTAGTAAGCATCAGAAATGAGAGTGATGAAGGAAAGCTTGAAATTGTAActacacaaaaacagaaatgcaCAACAGGTCATAAAAACGACGTACAGAAATCCAGGAAAAAGTCCCTAAAAGTAAAATCTCAAAAGTCTGAAGAATATGTCCTTCCTAAACCAGTGGTAAGTTATCAACCATTTAACAAGTGTCACcatgacaaaaataaaacagctgCACCAAAAAATGTGATTACAAAATGTCTAAATTCCATTGATAATACAAGGAACTCCCAAACCCAAGTGCTGCCCTCTAAGGAAAATAATTTACAAGGCACCCTAACTCCACTGAAAAGTGCAAGATATGAAAAGGAAGGGTTTCACATGGTCAGAGATGCTCACAAGTCTGATTTTAATTATGAACTTCTCACAGAACAGCAAACTTCTAGCCTCACATTTAACCTGGTGAGTGATGCACAAATGGGTGAAATATtcaaaagtttgttacaaggctctgatcttttagaaaaaagcaTCAGCAGCATTGATACAGATCAGTGGGAGTTCAGGACACCAGAAAAACAGATCCTGGAAAGTCAGAAATGCAGAAATAATCCTGCTTCTGTTATAGAAGAGGCAGTTCCAATAGCGTCCTGTGTGAAATCTAGACCAGTAGAGGGTATTAATTGGCCTGCAGTTTCACCTGAAAGAGCCTCATCTTTATCATCTAGACTTCAGATGCCAGTTGATCCAGATGTTTTGGATGAAAGCTGTATGTTTGAAGTTCCCCCAAGTGCAGCTTCCAGCAAAGATGATGAATGCAGTCTACAAAGGAATAAGTCATTTGTTTCTTCTATACTCCTTGAAGATCTAGCAGTTTCTTTAACTATTCCATCACCTTTGAAATCGGATGCTCATCTTAGCTTTCTGAAACCTGAAAACACATCCGGTTCAACTCCTGAGGGAGTTCTTAGTGCACATTACAGTGAAGATGCTCTTCTTGAAGAAGAGGATGCCACCGAACAAGACATTCATTTGGCTTTAGAATCTGATAACTCAAGCAGCAGATCAAGTTGTTCTTCATGGACAAGTCGGCCTATTGTTCCTGGTTTCCCTTGTGACCCCAGCCTACCAATGCAAGCAGTAATAATGGAGAAATCCAATGATCACTTCATTGTTAAGATAAGGCGTGCAGTGCCATCTACATCACCGACCCTTGATCAGACTACCCTGGTAGAGGAGTCACTGGTATCCTTaaccaagaaagaaaaggaagaaataatATCTGCCAAAATAAGAAAAGATAATCAGGCTGCTACAGGCACGACTGTTGAAGAAAATGATTCTAAGAGCAATATGAATGCCATTGATTCCACTGATGAGCTGTGTAATGTCAGTGCTAGACAAGAACAAGCTCATGATTTGCTTGAGCCTCTTAAGGAGCCCCATAGTGCCACTGGAAAAGACGAAGCTCCTAACTTGTATAAGCCCTTTTCAGAAACATCAAACAAAAATAGCCATGGTAGTGAAAACACAAGTGAAGACTTTAAGCTGTCTCAGATGGATGAATTGAAAGTGCctgaaaacaagaaagaaatATCTAACACTTCAGTAGAAAGTCCTGTTAAAGCTGAAGTTGCTTTTCCTTCTGAATGCAGTGTTGATGCATATATAGATTTGACAGAAGATATTGTCAATGAAAGTGAAGTAGATTTATGTAATCTTGCAATGGAATCTACTTTAAAAGTTACAGAACAGGAAATTCATACAGGAAACTTAGATAAAGGTGATACAAAGGAAGAACCATTAGAGTGCAGTGTCAATGCATATATCGATTTAACAGAAGAGCTTTCCAGTGAGATTAAAGCAGATGAGTGCAACTCTAAAACAAAATCCACTTTAAATGTTGATTTGGGATGCCAGACAAGTCTTGATAAAACTAGCAAAAAGCGAAAAAAGGAGTCTGTAACAGACAATTCCAagtcaaaaaaaccaaaaaaggaaACTGAATCAGCTAgtgaaagaaataataaaagtAGTAAGAAGTCTGAGGAGAAAGGTTTAGCTCTCAAAAGATCATCTTCCGGTAAGAGGACTGAATTGCCTGAGAATAAAGATCCTTCAGCTTCCTCCACATTGCCACGTAGTCTATATGCCAAAAACATCATTAAAAAGAAAGGAGAAGTAGTTGTTTCTTGGACAAG AAATGATGACCGAGAAATTCTATTGGCGTGTCAAAAAAACGGACCATCAGGAAAAACATTTGTTTCCATAGCTGCCAGGCTAAACAAAAGCCCAGATCAG GTTTCAGAAAGATTCAAGCAGTTAATGAAGTTGTTCAAAAAGTCAAAGTGCAAGTAG
- the CASP8AP2 gene encoding CASP8-associated protein 2 isoform X2 — protein MMLSEFPSHRNNYTKTYLPGLTNTRCSKIPKTKDPKFRAASLVDNTKTDHRLKTDCSKDIHHSYSSHNMEDGKSHTERRNSPYLLRYPPEELCNDSSRICFQNFDYYSNKGNRKEREMKNGEQYSRANDNRYKRDTYQSTGNSTDSEQGNTDSHQKLQIYSEKSGKSELQQESKSKMLKCSPPVENRTDRYISTWEKQTAIKERSQTVESQGDKFERSQYINKQDLETRDKDERNFEQKNKSTEKQQEQPRRSCRVNSPHSKNETARSPHKSHKFPMEDCRRGTDGDCKRDGGANNHSSREARSSPSTSSNREHKHTRSKESSSRYEWETTYSKSERHRTEEKRKRERENQEESRHPRNERKVTKEITHQTTKESKNTDATKNERNKSSKPEETPRVADGLKEHKAGKAKDDKNGTKKKDLKLSFMEKLNLTLSPAKIQPLCQNNGIETDSKKASSKGSTETPGHTEMLTPAQPISIGSVEQTKVPVQTDLEPKTPVSEIKRKTENEALAETLDLLQPAALTETVDALQPELTNDNTVSLPEAGQEMEEADTTCRVSELASPMNHEARNIDYDDLETISSDDFESHNVTDDIRQMKSDSLMQVVDTNDGASGESFQYPAKENSVSKTVPYKEGVTTSEPTDRDIPADGGIPVVDENTCNLEQNLPEPEISIVTSSHSDKIDPRTKARETNPVPADDDNSILSIDLNHLRYIPKVISPLNSPMRPLVKVLRMESPCKGLVKSYNKDLTPESTVACPSKTLSNEVNKENQKPDKHLEMESQLSISSDELEEGEIVSDDEKSKSERNSENSKISRGRASPETHNLSSSPHNQMNKTASCNEDSGKLVYIKVNANKSREKHKTGATRSSKERKKNKTVSIACLEKIVQIILEPSTVQEIMQMLKAIRKQIRKNYMKFKMHFPVQHFHRIIESAILNFTSLIKYLNFSKMSKLGETLKLTLCETIESKLRHVKKNATVEQLFEQQLSDMKKQLWKFVDERLDYLFEKIKRILVKLCDLVSIRNESDEGKLEIVTTQKQKCTTGHKNDVQKSRKKSLKVKSQKSEEYVLPKPVVSYQPFNKCHHDKNKTAAPKNVITKCLNSIDNTRNSQTQVLPSKENNLQGTLTPLKSARYEKEGFHMVRDAHKSDFNYELLTEQQTSSLTFNLVSDAQMGEIFKSLLQGSDLLEKSISSIDTDQWEFRTPEKQILESQKCRNNPASVIEEAVPIASCVKSRPVEGINWPAVSPERASSLSSRLQMPVDPDVLDESCMFEVPPSAASSKDDECSLQRNKSFVSSILLEDLAVSLTIPSPLKSDAHLSFLKPENTSGSTPEGVLSAHYSEDALLEEEDATEQDIHLALESDNSSSRSSCSSWTSRPIVPGFPCDPSLPMQAVIMEKSNDHFIVKIRRAVPSTSPTLDQTTLVEESLVSLTKKEKEEIISAKIRKDNQAATGTTVEENDSKSNMNAIDSTDELCNVSARQEQAHDLLEPLKEPHSATGKDEAPNLYKPFSETSNKNSHGSENTSEDFKLSQMDELKVPENKKEISNTSVESPVKAEVAFPSECSVDAYIDLTEDIVNESEVDLCNLAMESTLKVTEQEIHTGNLDKGDTKEEPLECSVNAYIDLTEELSSEIKADECNSKTKSTLNVDLGCQTSLDKTSKKRKKESVTDNSKSKKPKKETESASERNNKSSKKSEEKGLALKRSSSGKRTELPENKDPSASSTLPRSLYAKNIIKKKGEVVVSWTRNDDREILLACQKNGPSGKTFVSIAARLNKSPDQVSERFKQLMKLFKKSKCK, from the exons GCTATCAGAATTTCCCAGTCATCGAAATAACTACACTAAAACGTATCTTCCAGGATTAACTAACACAAGGTGCTCCAAGATACCTAAAACAAAAGATCCTAAATTCAGAGCTGCTTCTTTAGTAGACAATACAAAGACAGATCATAGATTGAAAACTGACTGTTCCAAAGATATACATCACAGTTATTCATCTCACAATATGGAGGATGGAAAATCACACACAGAAAGAAGAAACTCTCCATATTTACTCAGATATCCTCCTGAAGAGCTTTGTAATGACAGTTCTCGTATCTGTTTCCAAAACTTTGACTACTACTCCAATAAGGGTaacaggaaggaaagagaaatgaaaaatggtGAGCAGTATAGCAGGGCTAATGACAACAGGTACAAAAGAGATACATACCAGAGCACTGGCAATAGTACAGATAGTGAACAGGGAAACACAGACTCTCATCAAAAGTTGCAAATATATTCAGAAAAATCTGGTAAAAGTGAGCTGCAGCAAGAAAGTAAGAGCAAAATGCTGAAATGTAGCCCACCTGTGGAAAATAGAACTGATAGGTACATTTCTACCTGGGAGAAACAAACAGCTATTAAGGAGAGATCACAAACAGTCGAATCTCAAGGTGATAAGTTTGAAAGGTCACAATACATAAACAAACAGGACCTTGAAACACGTGATAAAGATGAGAGGAATTTTGAACAGAAAAACAAATCAACTGAAAAGCAACAAGAACAACCAAGAAGGTCTTGCCGAGTGAATAGTCCACATTCAAAGAATGAAACTGCAAGGAGCCCACACAAATCACATAAGTTCCCCATGGAAGACTGTAGAAGAGGAACAGATGGAGATTGCAAGAGGGATGGGGGAGCAAATAATCATAGTTCCCGAGAGGCAAGATCTTCACCTTCCACTTCCAGCAACAGAGAGCACAAACATACACGCTCCAAGGAAAGTAGCAGCAGATATGAATGGGAAACTACATATTCAAAATCAGAGAGACACAGaactgaagaaaaaaggaaaagagagagagaaaaccaggAAGAAAGTAGGCATCCTAGAAATGAAAGAAAAGTAACAAAAGAAATTACACACCAGACTACAAAAGAATCCAAGAATACAGATGCTACAAAAAATGAGAGAAACAAATCATCTAAACCAGAAGAAACACCCAGAGTAGCAGATGGTTTAAAAGAGCACAAAGCTGGAAAGGCTAAAGATgataaaaatggaacaaaaaagaaagatctaaAACTAAGCTTTATGGAAAAGCTAAATTTAACTCTTTCTCCTGCTAAAATACAGCCTCTCTGTCAAAATAATGGAATTGAAACAGATTCCAAAAAAGCTAGTAGTAAAGGTAGTACAGAGACCCCAGGGCATACAGAAATGTTAACACCTGCCCAACCTATTAGTATTGGTTCAGTAGAGCAAACCAAGGTTCCAGTTCAAACAGACTTGGAACCAAAGACACCTGTTTCTGAGAtcaaaaggaaaactgaaaatgaagcttTGGCAGAAACTCTAGACCTACTGCAGCCTGCAGCTTTGACAGAAACAGTGGATGCACTGCAACCTGAACTGACTAATGATAACACTGTGTCCCTTCCTGAGGCTGGACAAGAGATGGAAGAGGCAGACACAACATGCAGAGTTTCTGAGTTAGCAAGCCCTATGAATCATGAAGCTCGGAACATTGATTATGATGACTTGGAGACCATTAGTTCTGATGATTTTGAGTCCCATAATGTCACAGATGATATTAGACAAATGAAGTCAGACTCATTAATGCAAGTGGTAGATACCAATGATGGTGCATCTGGAGAAAGTTTTCAGTATCCTGCCAAGGAAAACAGTGTTTCGAAAACTGTACCTTACAAGGAGGGCGTGACTACATCTGAGCCAACTGACAGGGATATACCAGCTGATGGAGGCATACCAGTAGTTGATGAAAACACTTGTAATTTGGAGCAAAACTTGCCAGAACCAGAAATCAGTATAGTAACATCTTCTCATAGTGATAAAATAGATCCTAGAACTAAAGCAAGAGAAACTAACCCAGTTCCTGCTGATGATGACAATTCAATATTAAGCATTGATCTCAATCACTTGAGGTACATTCCAAAGGTTATCAGCCCACTGAATAGTCCAATGCGACCCTTGGTTAAAGTACTTAGGATGGAGAGCCCTTGCAAAGGACTTGTGAAGAGTTATAACAAAG ATTTAACTCCTGAAAGCACAGTTGCCTGTCCCTCAAAGACTCTGTCAAATGAagtaaataaagaaaatcaaAAGCCTGACAAACACTTAGAGATGGAGTCCCAGCTGAGCATATCCTCTGATGAATTAGAAGAAGGAGAAATTGTAAGTGATGATGAAAAATCCAAATCAGAAAGAAACTCTGAGAATAGTAAAATATCAAGGGGAAGAGCTTCTCCTGAAACACACAATTTGAGCAGCAGTCCACATAACCAAATGAATAAAACTGCATCTTGCAATGAAGATAGTGGAAAATTAGTTTACATAAAAGTAAATGCAAACAAAAGTAGAGAAAAACATAAAACTGGAGCTACCCGATCatcaaaggaaagaaagaaaaataaaactgtgAGCATTGCTTGCCTTGAAAAAATAGTTCAAATTATTCTTGAACCTTCTACAGTACAAGAAATTATGCAGATGTTAAAAGCTATACGAAAACAGATAAGGAAAAATTATATGAAGTTCAAGATGCATTTCCCAGTTCAGCATtttcacagaattatagaatcagccattttgaattttacatCATTGATAAAGTACCTAAACTTTTCCAAGATGTCTAAATTAGGCGAGACTTTAAAACTGACTCTCTGTGAAACTATAGAGTCTAAACTTAGGCACGTTAAAAAGAATGCAACAGTGGAACAACTTTTTGAACAACAGCTGTCAGATATGAAAAAACAGTTATGGAAATTTGTGGATGAACGGCTTGATTacttatttgaaaaaataaagagaattttAGTAAAACTGTGTGATTTAGTAAGCATCAGAAATGAGAGTGATGAAGGAAAGCTTGAAATTGTAActacacaaaaacagaaatgcaCAACAGGTCATAAAAACGACGTACAGAAATCCAGGAAAAAGTCCCTAAAAGTAAAATCTCAAAAGTCTGAAGAATATGTCCTTCCTAAACCAGTGGTAAGTTATCAACCATTTAACAAGTGTCACcatgacaaaaataaaacagctgCACCAAAAAATGTGATTACAAAATGTCTAAATTCCATTGATAATACAAGGAACTCCCAAACCCAAGTGCTGCCCTCTAAGGAAAATAATTTACAAGGCACCCTAACTCCACTGAAAAGTGCAAGATATGAAAAGGAAGGGTTTCACATGGTCAGAGATGCTCACAAGTCTGATTTTAATTATGAACTTCTCACAGAACAGCAAACTTCTAGCCTCACATTTAACCTGGTGAGTGATGCACAAATGGGTGAAATATtcaaaagtttgttacaaggctctgatcttttagaaaaaagcaTCAGCAGCATTGATACAGATCAGTGGGAGTTCAGGACACCAGAAAAACAGATCCTGGAAAGTCAGAAATGCAGAAATAATCCTGCTTCTGTTATAGAAGAGGCAGTTCCAATAGCGTCCTGTGTGAAATCTAGACCAGTAGAGGGTATTAATTGGCCTGCAGTTTCACCTGAAAGAGCCTCATCTTTATCATCTAGACTTCAGATGCCAGTTGATCCAGATGTTTTGGATGAAAGCTGTATGTTTGAAGTTCCCCCAAGTGCAGCTTCCAGCAAAGATGATGAATGCAGTCTACAAAGGAATAAGTCATTTGTTTCTTCTATACTCCTTGAAGATCTAGCAGTTTCTTTAACTATTCCATCACCTTTGAAATCGGATGCTCATCTTAGCTTTCTGAAACCTGAAAACACATCCGGTTCAACTCCTGAGGGAGTTCTTAGTGCACATTACAGTGAAGATGCTCTTCTTGAAGAAGAGGATGCCACCGAACAAGACATTCATTTGGCTTTAGAATCTGATAACTCAAGCAGCAGATCAAGTTGTTCTTCATGGACAAGTCGGCCTATTGTTCCTGGTTTCCCTTGTGACCCCAGCCTACCAATGCAAGCAGTAATAATGGAGAAATCCAATGATCACTTCATTGTTAAGATAAGGCGTGCAGTGCCATCTACATCACCGACCCTTGATCAGACTACCCTGGTAGAGGAGTCACTGGTATCCTTaaccaagaaagaaaaggaagaaataatATCTGCCAAAATAAGAAAAGATAATCAGGCTGCTACAGGCACGACTGTTGAAGAAAATGATTCTAAGAGCAATATGAATGCCATTGATTCCACTGATGAGCTGTGTAATGTCAGTGCTAGACAAGAACAAGCTCATGATTTGCTTGAGCCTCTTAAGGAGCCCCATAGTGCCACTGGAAAAGACGAAGCTCCTAACTTGTATAAGCCCTTTTCAGAAACATCAAACAAAAATAGCCATGGTAGTGAAAACACAAGTGAAGACTTTAAGCTGTCTCAGATGGATGAATTGAAAGTGCctgaaaacaagaaagaaatATCTAACACTTCAGTAGAAAGTCCTGTTAAAGCTGAAGTTGCTTTTCCTTCTGAATGCAGTGTTGATGCATATATAGATTTGACAGAAGATATTGTCAATGAAAGTGAAGTAGATTTATGTAATCTTGCAATGGAATCTACTTTAAAAGTTACAGAACAGGAAATTCATACAGGAAACTTAGATAAAGGTGATACAAAGGAAGAACCATTAGAGTGCAGTGTCAATGCATATATCGATTTAACAGAAGAGCTTTCCAGTGAGATTAAAGCAGATGAGTGCAACTCTAAAACAAAATCCACTTTAAATGTTGATTTGGGATGCCAGACAAGTCTTGATAAAACTAGCAAAAAGCGAAAAAAGGAGTCTGTAACAGACAATTCCAagtcaaaaaaaccaaaaaaggaaACTGAATCAGCTAgtgaaagaaataataaaagtAGTAAGAAGTCTGAGGAGAAAGGTTTAGCTCTCAAAAGATCATCTTCCGGTAAGAGGACTGAATTGCCTGAGAATAAAGATCCTTCAGCTTCCTCCACATTGCCACGTAGTCTATATGCCAAAAACATCATTAAAAAGAAAGGAGAAGTAGTTGTTTCTTGGACAAG AAATGATGACCGAGAAATTCTATTGGCGTGTCAAAAAAACGGACCATCAGGAAAAACATTTGTTTCCATAGCTGCCAGGCTAAACAAAAGCCCAGATCAG GTTTCAGAAAGATTCAAGCAGTTAATGAAGTTGTTCAAAAAGTCAAAGTGCAAGTAG